A single genomic interval of Littorina saxatilis isolate snail1 linkage group LG17, US_GU_Lsax_2.0, whole genome shotgun sequence harbors:
- the LOC138953387 gene encoding glutamate receptor 1-like, producing MTDFAMNQYVDNVHVPDYGTMVVPVVTALQWTEVVIVTDQPWFEGMTCLNHPKTRGGLGHRLILTQDYTDTSSERSCQIECFCVCEQEVDLGLAATDFRHDRSLMMDYPAIIHFTPIVMAYRKPPANNNSLWLILTPLSKWLLVAIVCAAVGTALLLFLVTLTDVTRVKPEMTSLEKPEMTSLMKPEMTSLIKPATTSLEKPNTRHGKRLMQLAAAFEVIFSALLFKPTEKKFPSHPARVLLCSWWLLSLVVVAAFSGTLTAYLSVARQPQLFSSLQDLVTKQHDYTWGTSSESSIMLVFKESNDTINQKVWAGLQRFQGEGHNVLTPDPMQLVRRVATTDEKLVVITPETMVTSLRGDCDVEVVEVKLNSGRSGPVLPKGSALVRPLSDLILRLHASGLVSGWTDKWFPRTPCPLRAPPGPNVISLVHVQGVVLALPLGVGLALLALTLERGYFRRRGTDSSPPISPPIASLPPISPHPISSPSVLPPSVSPPP from the exons ATGACCGATTTTGCCATGAATCAGTATGTGGACAATGTGCACGTGCCTGACTATGGGACGATGGTTGTTCCTGTTGTGACGGCCCTGCAGTGGACAGAAGTGGTCATTGTCACTGACCAGCCGTGGTTTGAAG GTATGACCTGTTTGAACCATCCCAAGACGCGTGGGGGTTTGGGACACCGTCTGATCCTAACACAGGATTATACGGACACGTCATCAGAAAGGTCCTGTCAAA TCGAATGCTTCTGCGTCTGCGAACAGGAAGTGGACTTAGGTCTGGCGGCGACAGACTTCAGGCACGATCGGTCTCTCATGATGGATTATCCCGCCATCATCCATTTCACCCCTATCGTGATGGCGTACAGAAAACCTCCAGCAAACAACAACAGTCTCTGGCTCATTTTGACACCACTCAGCAAGTGGCTGCTGGTGGCTATTGTGTGTGCCGCTGTGGGCACAGCCCTGCTCCTCTTCCTCGTCACGCTGACAGATGTGACGCGTGTCAAACCAGAGATGACGTCACTAGAGAAACCAGAGATGACGTCATTGATGAAACCCGAGATGACGTCACTGATTAAACCAGCGACTACGTCACTGGAGAAACCAAATACAAGACATGGGAAGAGATTGAtgcagctggctgcagcttttgAAGTCATCTTTTCTGCTCTGCTTTTCAAAC CGACAGAGAAAAAGTTCCCGTCCCATCCGGCGCGAGTGTTGCTGTGCAGCTGGTGGTTGCTGTCGCTGGTGGTGGTGGCTGCCTTCAGCGGAACTCTCACCGCCTACCTGTCCGTTGCAAGGCAACCACAGCTCTTCTCCAGCCTCCAAGACCTGGTTACCAAGCAACATGACTACACCTGGGGTACTTCTTCCGAATCGAGCATCATGCTCGTTTTTAAg GAAAGCAACGACACAATCAACCAGAAGGTCTGGGCAGGCTTACAACGCTTCCAAGGTGAAGGTCACAACGTGTTGACCCCTGACCCCATGCAGCTGGTGAGGAGAGTGGCGACCACTGATGAGAAACTGGTGGTGATAACTCCAGAAACTATGGTGACGTCATTGCGCGGTGACTGTGACGTGGAGGTGGTTGAAGTCAAGCTGAACAGCGGACGCTCTGGACCTGTGCTGCCCAAAGGGTCCGCCCTCGTCAGACCTCTGTCAGACTT gaTCCTCCGTCTGCACGCGTCAGGGCTGGTATCCGGGTGGACAGACAAGTGGTTCCCCCGCACCCCCTGCCCCCTGCGTGCCCCTCCCGGCCCCAACGTCATCAGCCTGGTGCACGTGCAGGGCGTGGTGCTGGCGCTGCCCCTGGGGGTCGGGCTGGCCCTTCTCGCGCTGACCCTGGAGCGAGGATACTTCAGACGGCGAGGTACCGATTCGTCGCCACCCATTTCACCGCCTATTGCTTCGTTGCCTCCCATTTCACCGCATCCCATTTCGTCGCCTTCCGTTTTGCCGCCTTCCGTTTCGCCGCCACCTTAA